The following are encoded together in the Geobacter sulfurreducens PCA genome:
- the treS gene encoding maltose alpha-D-glucosyltransferase has product MARRTPLSDDTPLWYRDAVIYQLHVKAFADSDGDGVGDFRGLMGKLDYLQSLGITAIWILPFYPSPLRDDGYDIADYYNVNPSYNTLREFREFLREAHARRIRVITELVLNHTSDQHPWFQRARRAKPGSVHRDYYVWSDTPDRYRETRIIFQDFETSNWSWDPVAKAYYWHRFYSHQPDLNFDNPRVQSEVLRIIDYWLGMGVDGVRLDAVPYLFEREGTNCENLPETHDFLKRLRGHMDASFPNRMLLGEANQWPEDAVAYFGEGDECNMLFHFPLMPRMYMAIEMEDRFPVVDILDQTPAIPEGCQWAIFLRNHDELTLEMVTDEERDYMYRIYASDPKARINLGIRRRLAPLLGKDRRRIELMNALLFSLPGTPVIYYGDEIGMGDNYYLGDRNGVRTPMQWSPDRNAGFSGANPQRLFLPVIIDPEYHYEAVNVDIQERNPTSLLWWMRRIIAVRRRYRAFSRGAMEMLYPANHKVLAFLRRHEDEVILVVVNLSRFAQAINLDLQEFAGISPEDLFSRNRFPVIREATYPLTLGPHDHFWFLLRRREAPLQAEEELPRIRLRGELPWWETLRQTRGDAHLERVTTDYLKRSGWFRGKARAIIGYVLRDTVLLRQGERVFPIFFLEVRYQDGPPETYLIPVAFLTGAGAKRVSAESPRAAIAALSVGDEEGILCDAVHDREFRDALLALALGRRRLHGEENSLIVPVHAGAGRIGSREEMRHLASELPKAEQTNSIITYGDRHVLKLYRKVEPGINSEVEMARFLTAKSSYPNVAPFQGSLELRHPGVEPGAIGLLQGYVQNQGDGWRLSLHLLGQYFERILSCRGELPPPPSRFSSLMDGSACTVPEPAAELIGGFYLEMAGLLGRRTAELHLALAAGGNDPAWRPEEYSTLYQRSVYQSMRNQARRSLQLLAQHHKDLPAEALASADRILSAEKELLACLRPIVGRRIQAMKSRIHGNFRLEKVLFTGKDFMIIDLEGEPDRPLGERRIKRSPLRDVAGMIRSFHNATLTALARHGAGHPGDIPLLEPWAEACWYHVSCRYLAGYLEQMGTSPLVPTERSDLETLLRSFLLDNALHELGYALANRPERVSSYLRGVETVLREFR; this is encoded by the coding sequence ATGGCTCGCAGGACACCGCTGTCGGACGACACCCCCCTCTGGTACCGGGACGCCGTCATCTACCAACTCCACGTGAAGGCCTTCGCCGATTCCGACGGCGACGGCGTGGGGGACTTCCGGGGCCTCATGGGGAAGCTCGATTATCTCCAGTCCCTGGGGATCACCGCCATCTGGATACTTCCCTTCTACCCGTCCCCCTTGCGCGACGACGGCTACGACATTGCCGACTACTACAACGTCAACCCCAGCTACAACACCCTGCGCGAATTCCGGGAATTCCTCAGGGAGGCCCATGCCCGCCGCATCCGGGTCATCACCGAGCTGGTCCTCAACCACACCTCGGACCAGCACCCCTGGTTCCAGCGTGCCCGCCGGGCAAAACCGGGCTCGGTCCACCGGGACTACTACGTCTGGAGCGATACCCCCGACCGGTACCGGGAAACCCGGATCATCTTCCAGGACTTCGAGACGTCCAACTGGAGTTGGGACCCGGTGGCCAAGGCCTACTACTGGCACCGGTTCTATTCCCACCAGCCCGACCTCAATTTCGACAACCCCCGGGTCCAGTCGGAAGTGCTCCGGATCATCGACTACTGGCTGGGGATGGGTGTGGACGGCGTCCGGCTGGATGCCGTCCCCTACCTCTTCGAGCGGGAAGGAACCAACTGCGAAAACCTGCCCGAAACCCATGACTTCCTGAAAAGGCTCCGGGGACACATGGACGCCTCGTTCCCCAACCGGATGCTGCTGGGCGAGGCCAATCAATGGCCCGAGGACGCGGTGGCCTATTTCGGCGAGGGGGACGAGTGCAACATGCTCTTCCACTTCCCGCTGATGCCCCGCATGTACATGGCCATCGAGATGGAGGACCGCTTCCCGGTGGTCGACATCCTCGACCAGACCCCCGCGATCCCCGAGGGATGCCAGTGGGCCATCTTTCTCCGCAACCACGACGAGCTGACCCTGGAGATGGTGACCGACGAGGAGCGGGACTACATGTACCGGATCTACGCCTCGGACCCCAAGGCCAGGATCAACCTGGGAATCCGGCGGCGGCTGGCGCCCCTCCTCGGCAAGGACCGGCGGCGGATCGAACTCATGAACGCCCTGCTCTTCTCCCTGCCCGGCACCCCCGTCATCTACTACGGCGATGAGATCGGCATGGGGGACAACTACTACCTGGGGGACCGCAACGGCGTCCGTACCCCCATGCAGTGGAGCCCCGACCGCAATGCCGGTTTTTCCGGCGCCAACCCCCAGCGCCTCTTCCTGCCGGTCATCATCGATCCCGAATACCACTACGAAGCGGTAAACGTGGACATCCAGGAGCGCAACCCCACCTCGCTGCTCTGGTGGATGCGGCGCATCATCGCCGTGCGCCGCCGCTACCGGGCCTTCAGCCGCGGCGCCATGGAGATGCTCTATCCGGCCAACCACAAGGTCCTGGCCTTTCTCCGCCGCCACGAGGATGAAGTGATCCTCGTGGTGGTCAACCTCTCCCGCTTCGCCCAGGCCATCAACCTGGACCTTCAGGAATTCGCCGGCATATCCCCCGAAGACCTCTTCAGCCGGAATCGCTTCCCGGTCATCCGCGAAGCCACCTATCCCCTCACCCTGGGCCCCCACGACCACTTCTGGTTCCTGCTGCGGCGCAGGGAAGCGCCGCTTCAGGCCGAGGAAGAACTGCCGCGGATCAGGCTTCGGGGAGAACTCCCCTGGTGGGAGACTCTCCGCCAGACCAGGGGCGACGCTCACCTGGAACGGGTGACCACCGATTACCTCAAGCGAAGCGGTTGGTTCCGGGGAAAAGCGAGGGCAATCATCGGCTACGTGCTGCGCGACACCGTGCTCCTGCGGCAGGGGGAACGGGTGTTCCCCATCTTCTTCCTTGAGGTACGCTACCAGGACGGCCCGCCGGAAACCTACCTGATTCCCGTGGCGTTCCTCACCGGTGCCGGAGCGAAACGGGTAAGCGCCGAATCCCCCCGGGCGGCCATAGCCGCTCTTTCCGTGGGGGACGAAGAGGGCATTCTCTGCGATGCGGTCCATGACCGGGAATTCAGGGACGCGCTCCTTGCCCTGGCACTCGGCCGTCGCCGGCTCCATGGCGAGGAAAACAGTCTCATCGTGCCGGTTCACGCCGGAGCAGGACGCATCGGCTCCAGGGAAGAGATGCGTCATCTCGCCTCCGAACTCCCCAAGGCGGAACAGACCAACAGCATCATCACCTACGGCGATCGCCACGTGCTCAAGCTCTACCGCAAGGTGGAGCCGGGCATCAATTCCGAGGTGGAGATGGCGCGGTTCCTCACCGCAAAATCGAGCTACCCCAACGTTGCCCCCTTCCAGGGGAGCCTGGAATTGCGGCATCCCGGCGTCGAGCCGGGCGCTATCGGCCTGCTCCAGGGATACGTACAGAACCAGGGCGACGGCTGGCGACTCTCCCTCCACCTCCTGGGCCAGTACTTCGAGCGGATTCTCTCGTGCCGGGGCGAGCTGCCACCGCCGCCGTCGCGTTTTTCGAGCCTCATGGACGGCAGCGCCTGCACCGTGCCGGAACCGGCGGCGGAGCTCATCGGCGGCTTTTATTTGGAGATGGCTGGACTTCTCGGCCGCCGGACCGCCGAGCTCCACTTGGCCCTCGCCGCCGGGGGAAACGACCCGGCTTGGCGGCCCGAGGAGTATTCCACCCTCTACCAGCGCTCCGTGTACCAGTCCATGCGCAACCAGGCCCGACGCAGCCTCCAGCTCCTGGCCCAGCACCACAAGGACCTGCCCGCAGAGGCGTTGGCATCGGCCGACAGGATTCTGAGCGCGGAAAAGGAACTTCTCGCCTGTCTGCGTCCCATCGTCGGCCGGCGGATTCAGGCCATGAAGAGCCGCATCCACGGCAACTTCAGGTTGGAAAAGGTTCTCTTCACCGGCAAGGACTTCATGATAATCGACCTGGAGGGCGAGCCGGACCGGCCCCTCGGCGAGCGCCGCATCAAACGCTCCCCCCTGCGGGATGTGGCGGGAATGATCCGCTCCTTCCACAACGCCACCCTGACGGCCCTTGCCCGCCACGGCGCTGGCCATCCCGGCGACATCCCGCTCCTGGAGCCCTGGGCGGAGGCCTGCTGGTATCACGTGAGCTGCCGCTATCTGGCCGGCTACCTGGAGCAGATGGGCACAAGCCCCCTCGTCCCGACGGAGCGGAGCGACCTCGAGACCCTCCTCCGCTCGTTCCTGCTGGACAATGCCCTCCACGAACTCGGCTATGCCCTCGCCAACCGCCCCGAACGGGTTTCCTCTTACCTGCGCGGGGTCGAGACGGTGCTGCGGGAGTTCCGGTAA
- a CDS encoding DUF3536 domain-containing protein, translated as MERFICIHGHFYQPPRENPWLEAVEIQDSAHPYHDWNERITAECYAPNGASRLFDDEGRIRDIVSNYARISFNFGPTLLAWMEEYSPQAYRAILEADRLSIGWRSGHGNAVAQVYNHIIMPLANRRDKETQVRWGIADFERRFGRFPEGMWLAETAVDVETLDVLAAEGIRFTILAPHQAARMRARGGRKWHSVEGGHIDPTRPYLCRLPSGRSIVIFFYDGPISRAVAFEKLLDHGERFARRLLSGFDDGRHHAQILSIATDGETYGHHHMHGDMALAYALSYLEDNGLARLTNYGEFLELHPPGHEVEIVENSSWSCIHGIERWRGDCGCNSGGYPHWNQQWRGPLRHAFDWLRDELAGPYEMAAGALLRDPWQARDQYFQVIADRSPDRLESFVNRHALRPLNDDERIRVLMLLEMQRHLLLMYTSCGWFFDELSGIETVQVIQYAGRAVQLAQELFGNGSETSFLQRLAAVRGNNPDYRGGAGIYEAFVRPAMIDLVKVGAHFAVSSLFQEYGEETRIFSYRVKSEDVRLIPAGQTRLAIGRVWVGSTTTGEEARITYCVLYFGNHALNGGVRIFRGNEAYEAMVIEIARAFESSDFAEIIRLMDAHFGMHNYSLRDLFRDEQRRILGMVIGGVLTEFEDRYTALYDNYRLLMGFVRQTGMPVPYRFMTTAQLALNLKLDRAFTKPGIAEAEVGEILREIADWEVEIERIDLEFQIRRRLEKAMTCLRDNPLDSTILTEAAGLLELAGHVPIDLNLWLAQNIYLEIARPLWRELTERSRGGDTHNDWWFGQFRTLGERLNFNANAVLPPVPEA; from the coding sequence ATGGAACGATTCATCTGCATACATGGCCATTTCTACCAGCCCCCCCGGGAGAACCCCTGGCTGGAGGCGGTGGAGATCCAGGACTCGGCCCACCCCTATCACGACTGGAACGAACGGATCACCGCCGAGTGCTACGCCCCAAACGGCGCGTCGCGCCTCTTCGACGACGAAGGGCGCATTCGCGATATCGTCAGCAACTACGCCCGGATCAGCTTCAACTTCGGGCCGACGCTTCTCGCCTGGATGGAGGAGTACTCTCCCCAGGCCTACCGGGCCATACTGGAAGCGGATCGCCTGAGCATCGGCTGGCGCTCGGGCCACGGCAACGCCGTGGCCCAGGTCTACAACCACATCATCATGCCCCTGGCGAACCGGCGGGACAAAGAGACCCAGGTGCGCTGGGGCATCGCCGATTTCGAGCGACGCTTCGGCCGCTTCCCGGAGGGGATGTGGCTGGCCGAAACGGCCGTGGATGTCGAAACACTCGACGTGCTCGCCGCCGAGGGTATCCGCTTCACCATTCTCGCCCCGCACCAGGCCGCGCGGATGCGTGCCCGGGGCGGACGGAAATGGCATTCCGTCGAAGGGGGGCACATCGATCCGACCCGCCCCTATCTCTGTCGTCTGCCGTCGGGACGCTCCATCGTCATCTTCTTTTACGATGGTCCCATCTCCCGGGCCGTGGCCTTCGAGAAACTGCTGGACCATGGCGAGCGCTTCGCCCGGCGGCTCCTGTCCGGATTCGACGACGGCCGGCACCATGCCCAGATCCTCTCGATCGCCACGGATGGCGAGACATACGGCCATCACCACATGCACGGCGACATGGCCTTGGCCTACGCCCTCTCATATCTGGAGGACAACGGCCTGGCCCGCCTCACCAATTACGGGGAATTCCTGGAGCTCCACCCGCCGGGGCACGAGGTTGAGATCGTGGAGAACAGTTCCTGGAGCTGCATCCACGGCATAGAACGATGGCGCGGCGACTGCGGCTGCAACTCGGGGGGATACCCCCACTGGAACCAGCAATGGCGCGGGCCCCTGCGCCATGCCTTCGACTGGCTGAGGGATGAGCTGGCCGGACCTTACGAAATGGCGGCCGGAGCCCTTCTGCGCGATCCGTGGCAGGCCCGCGACCAGTACTTCCAGGTGATTGCCGACCGCTCCCCCGACCGATTGGAGTCCTTTGTCAATCGCCATGCCCTGCGCCCCCTGAACGACGACGAACGAATCCGGGTCCTGATGCTCCTGGAGATGCAGCGACACCTCCTTCTGATGTACACGAGCTGTGGCTGGTTCTTTGACGAACTCTCCGGAATCGAAACGGTGCAGGTGATCCAGTATGCCGGCCGCGCCGTCCAACTGGCACAGGAACTATTCGGCAACGGCAGTGAAACCTCGTTTCTCCAGCGGCTGGCGGCGGTGCGGGGCAACAATCCCGACTACCGTGGCGGCGCGGGAATCTATGAGGCATTCGTCCGGCCGGCAATGATCGATCTTGTCAAGGTAGGAGCCCATTTTGCGGTCAGCTCCCTATTCCAGGAGTATGGGGAGGAGACCCGAATCTTCAGCTACCGGGTGAAAAGTGAGGATGTCCGCCTGATCCCGGCGGGCCAGACCCGGCTCGCCATCGGCCGCGTGTGGGTCGGTTCGACTACCACCGGTGAAGAGGCCCGGATCACCTACTGCGTCCTCTATTTCGGCAACCACGCCCTGAATGGCGGTGTTCGCATCTTCCGCGGCAACGAAGCTTACGAGGCCATGGTCATCGAAATTGCCAGGGCCTTTGAGTCAAGTGATTTCGCAGAGATCATCCGGCTCATGGACGCCCACTTCGGGATGCACAACTACTCCCTGCGGGATCTGTTCCGGGACGAGCAGCGCCGGATTCTCGGCATGGTGATCGGAGGCGTGCTCACTGAGTTCGAAGACCGCTACACAGCCCTCTACGACAACTACCGCCTCCTCATGGGATTCGTCCGGCAGACCGGCATGCCGGTCCCCTACCGGTTCATGACTACTGCTCAACTGGCCCTCAACCTGAAGCTGGACCGGGCCTTCACCAAGCCCGGCATCGCCGAGGCCGAAGTGGGAGAAATCCTGCGCGAGATCGCCGACTGGGAGGTGGAGATCGAGCGGATCGACCTGGAATTCCAGATCCGCCGCAGGCTGGAAAAGGCCATGACCTGCCTGCGCGACAATCCGCTCGACAGCACCATTCTCACCGAGGCAGCCGGGCTGCTGGAACTTGCGGGCCATGTCCCCATCGACCTCAACCTCTGGCTGGCCCAGAATATCTATCTGGAGATCGCCCGGCCACTCTGGCGCGAACTGACGGAGCGGTCCAGGGGGGGCGACACGCACAATGACTGGTGGTTCGGTCAGTTCCGCACCCTGGGCGAACGGCTCAATTTCAACGCGAATGCCGTCCTCCCCCCGGTACCGGAGGCATGA
- a CDS encoding MarR family winged helix-turn-helix transcriptional regulator: MKTTEELIADVTDNLRRVFQVVNEHSKRAMRETGLTGPQLWTIKVVAGHGPIRVSDLARRLYLHNATVVGIIDRLEALGLVQRTRSREDRRVVMVDLTEDGKNLVAQAPEVAQGLLVSGLENIPREKLETIFEGFQLMVSILGAQNLPPQLIFSSEVNRARAGGARKGRRNTE, encoded by the coding sequence ATGAAAACTACAGAAGAACTTATCGCCGATGTGACCGATAACCTGCGCCGGGTTTTTCAGGTTGTGAACGAACACTCGAAACGGGCCATGCGTGAGACGGGGCTCACCGGGCCCCAGCTCTGGACCATCAAGGTCGTTGCCGGCCACGGCCCCATTCGGGTTTCCGATCTCGCCCGCAGGCTCTATCTCCACAATGCCACGGTAGTGGGGATCATCGATCGGCTGGAGGCTCTGGGGCTCGTGCAGCGGACCCGGTCCCGGGAGGATCGCCGGGTGGTGATGGTCGACCTGACGGAAGACGGGAAAAACCTGGTGGCGCAAGCTCCCGAGGTGGCCCAGGGACTCCTTGTGTCGGGGCTGGAAAACATTCCCCGGGAGAAGCTCGAAACCATCTTCGAAGGATTTCAGCTCATGGTCAGCATCCTCGGGGCGCAGAACCTTCCCCCCCAGCTCATTTTCTCGTCGGAGGTGAACCGGGCGCGGGCAGGGGGCGCCCGGAAGGGGCGAAGGAATACGGAGTGA
- a CDS encoding malto-oligosyltrehalose synthase, with amino-acid sequence MQQNVTLEARVPTATYRLQFNGDFRFCDAARLVPYLDALGVSDIYASPFLKARTGSMHGYDIVDHNRLNPELGSRDDFNAYCAMLQRHSMGQILDFVPNHMCVEGGENERWLDLLENGPSSAHGEFFDVDWSPVKKELTDKVLIPVLGDQYGTILENGELVLSFQEGAFFISYYEHRFPIIPKTYSPILTHRLHELERLFPPDHEAYRELLSIVTAIDHLPFYTERDTERVRERYREKEVIKRRLWTLCSENWPIKEFIDENVRIFNGEKGNPRSFDLLDGLLRQQVYRLAHWRTATDEINYRRFFDINALGAIRMETPRVFEETHRLVMELVSEGTVTGLRIDHADGLYDPTDYFRRLQRACFLETRLASLGGSAGETPETLRETILQMYDEMLEVSPQTMPFYIVGEKILMKNERLPEDWPIHGTTGYEFANAVTGLMVDTRNGREFDAMYARFIQERPNFAEITYLKKKQVMRFSMGGEINTLGHYLNTLSESNRHTRDFTLGSLTRALMEVIAHFPVYRTYTATRKVADRDRQYIEYAVAKAKRRNPAMSESIFTFIEDVLLLRFYDSTGGEEQKQWLDFVMKFQQLTGPVMAKGLEDTAFYVFNRLVALNEVGGTPERFGLTMEAFHGQNIERARSTPFTMLATSTHDTKRSEDVRARISVLSEDPTFWHDCLMRWSRINRGHKVIVQGVKVPDRNEEYLLYQTIVGAWPAEEFTADGHGAFVDRVRQYMLKAMREAKVNTSWINPNPVHEEAVHHFVDAILRNVPTNGFLADLRRTLPPLVRCGMLNSLSQTLLKAASPGIPDFYQGTELWDFSLVDPDNRRPVDFDKRSVMLEGLRLAEQERGTLALARELLADMADGRVKLFLVWKTLCFRRDHRSLFEAGKYLPLEVQGERSDNVCAFERYNDGESVIAVAPRFFSRLGAVPAGGETWQDSRIVIPFESAGCAYRNIFTGKRVVTSPREGQTILPLADVLADFPVALLEAVREELPR; translated from the coding sequence ATGCAACAAAATGTTACCCTGGAGGCACGTGTCCCCACAGCAACCTATCGCCTGCAGTTCAACGGTGACTTCCGCTTCTGCGATGCGGCGCGGCTCGTCCCCTACCTGGACGCCCTGGGGGTGAGCGACATCTACGCCTCTCCTTTCCTGAAGGCGCGTACCGGAAGCATGCACGGCTACGACATCGTCGACCACAACCGCCTGAACCCCGAACTGGGAAGCCGGGACGACTTCAATGCTTACTGTGCGATGCTACAGCGCCACAGCATGGGGCAGATCCTCGACTTCGTTCCCAACCACATGTGTGTGGAAGGGGGAGAGAACGAACGTTGGCTCGATCTGCTGGAAAACGGCCCCAGCTCCGCTCACGGAGAATTTTTCGACGTAGACTGGTCGCCGGTCAAGAAGGAACTGACCGACAAGGTGCTGATCCCGGTCCTGGGGGACCAGTACGGGACGATCCTGGAAAACGGGGAACTGGTTCTTTCCTTCCAGGAAGGGGCATTTTTCATCAGCTATTACGAGCACCGCTTCCCCATCATCCCCAAGACCTACAGCCCGATACTCACCCACCGGCTCCACGAGCTGGAGCGGCTTTTCCCACCTGACCACGAGGCATACCGGGAACTCCTGAGCATCGTCACGGCCATCGACCATCTCCCCTTCTACACGGAGCGGGATACGGAACGGGTCCGGGAACGCTACCGGGAGAAGGAGGTAATCAAGCGCCGGCTGTGGACCCTTTGCTCCGAAAACTGGCCTATCAAAGAGTTCATCGATGAAAACGTCCGGATTTTCAATGGAGAGAAGGGGAATCCACGCAGCTTTGACCTTCTGGACGGGCTTTTGCGCCAGCAAGTCTATCGCTTGGCTCACTGGCGCACCGCCACGGACGAAATCAACTACCGCCGGTTCTTCGACATCAACGCCCTGGGCGCCATCCGGATGGAAACTCCCCGGGTTTTCGAGGAAACCCACCGCCTGGTTATGGAATTGGTGAGCGAAGGCACGGTAACCGGCCTGCGGATCGATCATGCAGACGGGCTCTACGATCCCACCGATTATTTCAGACGGCTCCAGCGGGCCTGTTTCCTGGAAACGCGCCTGGCAAGCCTCGGCGGGTCCGCTGGCGAGACTCCGGAAACCCTGAGAGAGACGATCCTGCAAATGTACGACGAAATGTTGGAGGTTTCGCCCCAGACCATGCCCTTCTACATCGTCGGCGAAAAGATTCTGATGAAGAACGAACGGCTCCCCGAAGACTGGCCGATCCATGGCACTACCGGGTACGAATTCGCTAATGCCGTAACCGGCCTCATGGTTGATACCCGCAACGGACGGGAGTTCGATGCGATGTACGCTCGGTTCATCCAGGAACGGCCGAATTTCGCCGAAATAACCTACTTGAAGAAGAAACAGGTCATGCGGTTCTCCATGGGGGGCGAAATCAACACCCTAGGGCACTACCTGAACACCCTCTCGGAAAGCAACCGCCACACCCGCGACTTCACCCTCGGCAGTCTCACCAGGGCGTTGATGGAAGTGATCGCCCACTTCCCCGTCTACCGAACCTACACGGCAACACGCAAGGTGGCGGACCGAGACCGCCAGTACATAGAGTACGCCGTGGCCAAGGCTAAACGACGCAATCCCGCCATGAGCGAATCGATCTTCACATTCATCGAAGATGTGCTCCTGCTCCGTTTTTACGACAGCACCGGCGGGGAAGAGCAGAAGCAATGGCTCGATTTCGTCATGAAGTTCCAGCAGCTCACGGGACCAGTCATGGCCAAGGGGCTGGAGGACACTGCATTTTATGTGTTCAACCGGCTCGTCGCCCTCAACGAGGTGGGTGGGACGCCCGAGCGGTTCGGGCTCACCATGGAGGCGTTCCACGGCCAAAATATCGAGCGGGCACGCAGCACCCCTTTCACCATGCTGGCCACATCGACCCACGACACCAAGCGGAGCGAGGATGTACGAGCCCGGATCAGCGTCCTGTCCGAAGATCCTACCTTCTGGCACGATTGTCTGATGCGCTGGAGCCGGATAAATCGAGGCCACAAAGTGATCGTGCAGGGGGTTAAAGTTCCGGACCGGAACGAGGAGTACCTCCTCTACCAAACCATCGTGGGCGCTTGGCCCGCTGAGGAATTCACGGCCGATGGGCACGGCGCGTTCGTTGACCGGGTCAGGCAGTACATGCTCAAGGCCATGCGGGAAGCCAAGGTGAACACCAGCTGGATCAACCCCAACCCGGTCCACGAGGAGGCGGTCCACCACTTCGTCGATGCCATTCTCCGGAACGTACCGACCAACGGGTTCCTTGCCGATCTGCGCCGGACACTTCCCCCCCTTGTCCGCTGCGGCATGCTGAATTCCCTTTCCCAGACCCTGCTCAAGGCGGCGTCCCCCGGCATCCCAGACTTCTACCAAGGGACGGAACTCTGGGATTTCAGCCTGGTCGACCCGGACAACCGGCGACCGGTGGACTTTGACAAGCGGTCGGTTATGCTGGAAGGATTGCGATTGGCTGAGCAGGAACGGGGCACCCTCGCCCTGGCCCGGGAACTTCTCGCCGACATGGCTGACGGCAGAGTCAAACTCTTTCTGGTCTGGAAGACCCTCTGCTTCCGCAGGGATCACCGGAGCCTCTTCGAAGCGGGCAAGTATCTTCCCTTGGAGGTTCAGGGCGAACGCAGCGACAACGTCTGCGCCTTCGAACGGTACAACGACGGAGAGTCCGTCATTGCCGTGGCACCCCGCTTCTTCAGCCGATTGGGGGCAGTTCCTGCGGGTGGCGAAACCTGGCAGGACTCCCGGATCGTTATTCCGTTCGAAAGTGCCGGCTGCGCCTATCGCAACATCTTCACCGGTAAACGGGTCGTGACCTCGCCGCGGGAAGGGCAGACGATCCTGCCCCTTGCCGACGTGCTGGCCGACTTCCCCGTAGCACTGCTTGAGGCAGTGAGAGAAGAGCTTCCACGCTGA